The region GCGCCGCGAGCGGGCCCTGGCGGCCCTGGAGGCGGTGGGCATGGCCGACCGGGCCCTTCATCTGCCGCGGCAGCTCTCCGGCGGCCAGCAGCAGCGGGTGGCGGTAGCCCGGGCCTTGGTGAACCGTCCGGCCCTGATCCTGGCGGACGAACCCACCGGCAACCTGGACACCCGCACCGGCCGCGAGATCATCAGGCTGCTGAGCTCCCTGCATGAACAGGGAATCACCGTGGTGCTGGTCACCCACGACCCCGAGGTGGGCCGCGCCATGCGGCGCCGGGTCTTTTTGCGCGACGGCCTGTTGGAAAGGGATGAGGCGTCCTGAGATGGAGATGCTGGGCACCGTCATTCGCCTGGCTCTGCGCGGGCTGCTGGCCTACAAGGCCAGAAGCCTGCTGACCATGCTGGGCATCATCATCGGCATCGGGGCGGTGATCGTGATGATCAGCGTGGGCCGGGGAGCCAACGCCAGCATCCAGAAGCAGATAAGCGACCTGGGGGCCAACATGCTGGTGGTCTACTCGGGCTCCGCCAAAAAGGGCGGGGTCAAGGGCGGCTACGGCAGCAAGCCCACCCTGCGGGTAGGGGACGCCCAGGCCATTGCCCGCGAGTGTCCGGCCGTGGCCGAGGTGACCCACATGACCATGCGCAGCGCCCAGATCGTGGCCGGGGAGAAGAACTGGAACACCTCGGTCTACGGGACCACGGCCAGTTACCCGGTGGTGCGTGACTGGCCCATCCAGGAGGGGGAGTTTCTGACCAACCAGCACCTGCGCTCGGCCTCCAACGTGGCCGTGCTGGGAAGCACGGTGGTGGAGAACCTCTTCACGCCCGGGGAGGCGGTGCTGGGGCGCAAGATACGCATCAGCAACGTCCCTTTCACCATTATCGGCGTCCTGTCGCCCAAGGGGAGCGATCCCCGCGGACGGGACCAGGATGACACCCTCTACGTTCCCTACACCACCTTTTCGCGCAAGCTGCACGGCCGCCGTCTGCCCGGAGTGGTGAGTATCATCTCCCTCTCGGCCCAATCCAAGCGTCTGGTGCCCGAGGCCAAGCGGGAGGTGGAACAGCTGCTGCGGCAGAAACACCGCATTCCGCCCGGGGCGGAAGACGACTTCTCGGTCCGGGCCCTGGACGAATACGCCCAGATGGCCGACAAGACCATGGACATCATGACCATCCTGCTCACCTCGGTGGCGGCCATCAGTTTGGTGGTGGGCGGCATCGGCATTATGAACATCATGCTGGTCTCGGTGACCGAGCGGACCCGGGAGATCGGCATACGCATGGCCGTGGGCGCGCGGGAGCGCGATGTGCTCATCCAATTTCTGACCGAGGCCATGACCATGAGCCTGCTGGGCGGCATTCTGGGCACCCTCCTGGGAGTGGGCGCCGCCAAGGCGGTGGGCTGGATGACCGGCTGGATGAGCCCCATCGACCTGGACGCCATCCTGCTGGCCACCCTTTTTTCCGCCGGGGTCGGGATTTTCTTCGGCTATTACCCGGCCCGCCAGGCCTCGCGCATGGACCTCATTGAAGCGCTGCGCTACGAATAAACGCCCCAAGCCGAGGGAGCCGGCCCGGGTGCATCGGCGAGAGCGAGGGATATGGTGAACCGGAAACCAAAGGCTTCGCAGAGAGCTTTTTCAAAAAGAGACTGGGCTGCCACTGGGCTAGCCTCTTGCCGCAGCGCGAGGGGGCTTGGGTGGTGGCTGAAGCGCATCGCGGGCTCGGGCCGCGGC is a window of Desulfarculaceae bacterium DNA encoding:
- a CDS encoding ABC transporter permease, producing the protein MRRPEMEMLGTVIRLALRGLLAYKARSLLTMLGIIIGIGAVIVMISVGRGANASIQKQISDLGANMLVVYSGSAKKGGVKGGYGSKPTLRVGDAQAIARECPAVAEVTHMTMRSAQIVAGEKNWNTSVYGTTASYPVVRDWPIQEGEFLTNQHLRSASNVAVLGSTVVENLFTPGEAVLGRKIRISNVPFTIIGVLSPKGSDPRGRDQDDTLYVPYTTFSRKLHGRRLPGVVSIISLSAQSKRLVPEAKREVEQLLRQKHRIPPGAEDDFSVRALDEYAQMADKTMDIMTILLTSVAAISLVVGGIGIMNIMLVSVTERTREIGIRMAVGARERDVLIQFLTEAMTMSLLGGILGTLLGVGAAKAVGWMTGWMSPIDLDAILLATLFSAGVGIFFGYYPARQASRMDLIEALRYE